From a region of the Papaver somniferum cultivar HN1 unplaced genomic scaffold, ASM357369v1 unplaced-scaffold_54, whole genome shotgun sequence genome:
- the LOC113343132 gene encoding thiol protease SEN102-like, whose translation MATWILLRSARSAVKSANIASRCLPATGAKAWTAAIPLSWRLGSVATIFSSGYPGCNQKMALKIAREREAVKVTDDIINSEDKLLALFLRWLSINEHHFDVDDRKAFKERFEIFKESARYVHKHNQTKSSYILVLTYFSDLTPYECAHLSYEVYPKKEVKKEVYI comes from the exons ATGGCTACTTGGATTCTCCTGAGATCAGCTAGATCTGCTGTTAAATCTGCTAATATAGCTTCCAGATGC CTGCCTGCAACTGGTGCAAAGGCTTGGACTGCTGCTATACCATTGAGTTGGAGATTGGGGAGTGTGGCCACAATATTCAG CTCAGGATACCCTGGTTGTAATCAAAAAATGGCACTGAAAATTGCAAGGGAACGTGAAGCTGTGAAGGTAACTGATGATATCATCAATTCTGAGGATAAGCTCCTCGCTCTGTTTTTGAGGTGGTTATCAATTAATGAACACCATTTCGATGTGGATGATAGAAAAGCTTTCAAAGAGAGATTTGAAATCTTCAAGGAATCTGCTCGGTATGTCCATAAACATAACCAAACCAAGTCTTCCTACATTCTTGTATTAACCTATTTTTCAGATTTGACTCCGTATGAGTGTGCACACTTGTCGTATGAGGTCTATCCAAAGAAAGAGGTCAAGAAAGAGGTCTATATCTAA